The following are encoded in a window of Camelus bactrianus isolate YW-2024 breed Bactrian camel chromosome 31, ASM4877302v1, whole genome shotgun sequence genomic DNA:
- the HPF1 gene encoding histone PARylation factor 1 isoform X1, whose translation MKPLINPNHHAKLPFRKCEKAAAVKRSKSCAADVPSDLREEVERHYRLPLPEDFYHFWRFCEGLDPEKPADSLSASLGLRLVGPYDILAGKHKVRKPARLNCNLHWRFYYDPPELQTIIVGDGNTQFHMGYFRDSPDELPVFVGTNEAKKNCTIVQNGDNVFAAVKLFLMKKLKEVTDKKKTSLLKNIDEKLTEAARELGFSLEQRSMKMRQRDKRVVTKSFHGAGLVVPVDKNDVGYRELPETDASLRRICRTIAEAPSDDERLRAFAPVQEMVTFVQFANDECDYGMGLELGTDLFCHGSHYFHKVAGQLLPLAYNLLKRNLFAEIIEDHLAHRSKEDVDQLAA comes from the exons ATGAAGCCATTAATTAACCCTAACCATCACGCGAAACTTCCTTTCCGCAAG TGTGAAAAAGCAGCTGCCGTGAAGAGGAGCAAATCCTGTGCAGCTGACGTCCCCAGTGACCTGCGAGAAGAAGTGGAACGCCACTACAGGCTTCCTCTGCCTGAAGACTTCTATCACTTCTGGAGGTTCTGTGAAGGTCTGGATCCTGAGAAGCCCGCTG ATTCACTGTCTGCCAGCCTCGGGCTTCGGTTAGTGGGCCCTTATGATATCCTGGCGGGAAAACATAAAGTGAGGAAGCCGGCACGCCTGAACTGCAACCTCCACTGGAGGTTCTACTACGACCCTCCCGAGCTCCAGACCATTATTGTTGGAGATGGTAACACCCAGTTCCACATGGGCTATTTCAG GGATTCTCCTGATGAACTTCCTGTATTTGTTGGTacaaatgaagcaaagaaaaactgTACAATTGttcaaaatggagataatgtGTTTGCTGCAGTCAA attatttttgatgaaaaaacTTAAAGAAGTAACAGATAAAAAGAAGACTAGTCTCCTGAAAAACATAGACGAGAAGCTCACAGAAGCAGCCCGAGAACTGGGGTTCTCCCTGGAACAGAGGAGCATGAAGATGCGACAGAGAGATAAGAGG gTCGTGACAAAGAGCTTTCACGGGGCAGGCCTGGTTGTCCCAGTGGACAAGAATGACGTTGGGTACCGAGAGCTCCCCGAAACGGATG CCAGCCTCAGGAGGATCTGCAGGACCATCGCCGAAGCGCCCAGTGATGACGAGAGACTCAGGGCGTTTGCACCCGTTCAGGAAATGGTGACGTTCGTGCAGTTTGCTAACGATGAATGCGACTACgggatggggctggagctggggaccGACCTCTTCTGTCATGGTTCCCAC tattttcataaAGTTGCTGGCCAGCTTTTACCTCTTGCATATAATCTGTTGAAGAGGAATCTCTTTGCAGAAATTATCGAAGACCACCTGGcacacagaagtaaagaggacgTGGACCAGCTCGCAGCGTGA
- the HPF1 gene encoding histone PARylation factor 1 isoform X2, whose amino-acid sequence MVGGGGKRRPGGEGPQCEKAAAVKRSKSCAADVPSDLREEVERHYRLPLPEDFYHFWRFCEGLDPEKPADSLSASLGLRLVGPYDILAGKHKVRKPARLNCNLHWRFYYDPPELQTIIVGDGNTQFHMGYFRDSPDELPVFVGTNEAKKNCTIVQNGDNVFAAVKLFLMKKLKEVTDKKKTSLLKNIDEKLTEAARELGFSLEQRSMKMRQRDKRVVTKSFHGAGLVVPVDKNDVGYRELPETDASLRRICRTIAEAPSDDERLRAFAPVQEMVTFVQFANDECDYGMGLELGTDLFCHGSHYFHKVAGQLLPLAYNLLKRNLFAEIIEDHLAHRSKEDVDQLAA is encoded by the exons ATGGTGGGCGGCGGCGGGAAACGCAGGCCCGGCGGGGAGGGGCCGCAG TGTGAAAAAGCAGCTGCCGTGAAGAGGAGCAAATCCTGTGCAGCTGACGTCCCCAGTGACCTGCGAGAAGAAGTGGAACGCCACTACAGGCTTCCTCTGCCTGAAGACTTCTATCACTTCTGGAGGTTCTGTGAAGGTCTGGATCCTGAGAAGCCCGCTG ATTCACTGTCTGCCAGCCTCGGGCTTCGGTTAGTGGGCCCTTATGATATCCTGGCGGGAAAACATAAAGTGAGGAAGCCGGCACGCCTGAACTGCAACCTCCACTGGAGGTTCTACTACGACCCTCCCGAGCTCCAGACCATTATTGTTGGAGATGGTAACACCCAGTTCCACATGGGCTATTTCAG GGATTCTCCTGATGAACTTCCTGTATTTGTTGGTacaaatgaagcaaagaaaaactgTACAATTGttcaaaatggagataatgtGTTTGCTGCAGTCAA attatttttgatgaaaaaacTTAAAGAAGTAACAGATAAAAAGAAGACTAGTCTCCTGAAAAACATAGACGAGAAGCTCACAGAAGCAGCCCGAGAACTGGGGTTCTCCCTGGAACAGAGGAGCATGAAGATGCGACAGAGAGATAAGAGG gTCGTGACAAAGAGCTTTCACGGGGCAGGCCTGGTTGTCCCAGTGGACAAGAATGACGTTGGGTACCGAGAGCTCCCCGAAACGGATG CCAGCCTCAGGAGGATCTGCAGGACCATCGCCGAAGCGCCCAGTGATGACGAGAGACTCAGGGCGTTTGCACCCGTTCAGGAAATGGTGACGTTCGTGCAGTTTGCTAACGATGAATGCGACTACgggatggggctggagctggggaccGACCTCTTCTGTCATGGTTCCCAC tattttcataaAGTTGCTGGCCAGCTTTTACCTCTTGCATATAATCTGTTGAAGAGGAATCTCTTTGCAGAAATTATCGAAGACCACCTGGcacacagaagtaaagaggacgTGGACCAGCTCGCAGCGTGA